The Streptomyces sp. RKAG293 genome includes a region encoding these proteins:
- a CDS encoding bifunctional GNAT family N-acetyltransferase/ATP-binding protein produces MNWLIHDYRESDLAAVVHLIDTTAELGQESVFSLAECIGALTSRQPAVVAVHQGVPIGAALASVAGERAWVMRIAISSVWRGRGLASALLVELERRLVAARVGRIAYVLPEEDLLGEGLLNAGYTRQPAVAYFEKVEPSHGPAASLLEDLGGRFLPGDLWGKVAGMEAEKDLIERRVVLPLAEPERAARHGVRPPRAIALFGPPGTGKTTFARGIASKLGWPFVELLPSRLADEGNLAAALRSAFARIAELERVLVFIDEVEEVAPVRTEPVQPGGMHGVTNELLKLIPGFREGDERLLVCATNSIRSLDPAFLRPGRFDYLIPIGTPDAAARSAIWSRYTGGRPDVEVPALVTASELFTPADIEHAARTAAQASFERDLESIGGGAGMQGPPGASTGDYLAAIAQCRPTVTPAMTEEFSADITAHARL; encoded by the coding sequence GTGAACTGGCTCATCCACGATTACCGCGAGAGCGATCTCGCGGCAGTGGTCCACCTGATCGACACCACGGCCGAGCTCGGGCAGGAGTCGGTCTTCTCCCTCGCCGAGTGCATCGGCGCTCTGACGTCCCGGCAGCCCGCGGTGGTCGCCGTCCACCAGGGCGTCCCGATCGGCGCTGCGCTCGCGAGCGTGGCCGGCGAGCGGGCCTGGGTGATGCGCATCGCGATCTCCTCGGTCTGGCGCGGGCGGGGACTGGCCAGCGCCCTGCTGGTGGAGCTGGAGCGGCGGCTCGTCGCGGCGCGGGTGGGCCGGATCGCCTACGTGCTGCCGGAGGAGGACCTGCTCGGCGAGGGACTCCTGAACGCCGGCTACACCCGGCAGCCCGCGGTGGCCTACTTCGAGAAGGTCGAACCGTCGCACGGCCCCGCGGCGAGCCTGCTGGAAGACCTCGGCGGCCGGTTCCTGCCGGGCGACCTGTGGGGCAAGGTGGCCGGGATGGAAGCGGAGAAGGACCTGATCGAACGGCGGGTCGTGCTGCCGCTGGCGGAGCCGGAGCGGGCGGCCCGGCACGGGGTCCGGCCGCCGCGGGCCATCGCCCTGTTCGGGCCGCCCGGCACGGGCAAGACGACGTTCGCACGGGGCATCGCGTCCAAACTCGGCTGGCCGTTCGTCGAGCTGCTGCCGTCCCGGCTGGCGGACGAGGGCAACCTCGCCGCCGCCTTGCGCAGCGCGTTCGCCCGGATCGCGGAGCTGGAGCGGGTGCTGGTCTTCATCGACGAGGTCGAGGAGGTCGCACCGGTCCGCACCGAGCCGGTGCAGCCGGGCGGCATGCACGGGGTGACCAATGAACTCCTCAAGCTCATCCCGGGCTTCCGGGAGGGCGACGAGCGTCTGCTGGTGTGCGCGACGAACTCCATCCGCTCCCTGGATCCGGCGTTCCTGCGTCCGGGCCGCTTCGACTACCTGATCCCGATCGGTACGCCGGACGCGGCCGCCCGCTCGGCGATCTGGTCCCGGTACACCGGCGGCCGCCCCGACGTGGAGGTGCCGGCTCTGGTGACGGCCAGTGAGCTCTTCACCCCGGCGGACATCGAGCACGCGGCCCGCACCGCCGCCCAGGCGTCCTTCGAACGGGACCTGGAGTCGATCGGCGGCGGGGCGGGCATGCAGGGGCCGCCGGGGGCGAGTACCGGTGATTACCTGGCGGCGATCGCCCAGTGCCGGCCGACCGTCACCCCCGCGATGACCGAGGAGTTCAGCGCGGACATCACCGCCCACGCCCGGCTCTGA
- a CDS encoding GNAT family N-acetyltransferase — MPVMQLLDLRHAPALLEFEQKNRTYFAASIPDRGDDYFAHFDARLDELLTDQAAGLLHFHVLVADDGAVLGRVNLVDVEGGSAELGYRIAEEAAGRGLATAAVHQICELAATEYGLTALRARTTLDNAGSRAVLARTGFTPIGEIRLSGRPGLSFVRNLPAARPSDDSPASP; from the coding sequence ATGCCTGTCATGCAACTCCTCGACCTCCGACATGCCCCGGCCCTACTGGAGTTCGAGCAGAAGAACCGGACCTATTTCGCCGCGTCGATTCCCGACCGTGGTGATGACTACTTCGCCCACTTCGATGCCCGGCTCGATGAGCTGCTGACCGACCAGGCCGCGGGGCTGCTCCACTTCCATGTGCTGGTCGCCGACGACGGCGCGGTGCTGGGGCGGGTCAACCTGGTTGATGTGGAAGGGGGTTCGGCGGAACTCGGGTACCGGATCGCCGAGGAGGCCGCAGGGCGCGGGCTGGCAACCGCCGCCGTTCACCAGATCTGCGAACTGGCTGCCACGGAGTACGGCCTGACCGCACTGCGGGCCAGGACCACACTCGACAATGCCGGCTCACGGGCCGTACTGGCCCGAACGGGATTCACCCCCATCGGCGAAATCCGGTTGAGCGGTCGCCCGGGCCTCAGCTTTGTACGGAACCTCCCGGCAGCCCGGCCGAGCGACGACTCACCCGCCTCGCCGTGA
- a CDS encoding GNAT family N-acetyltransferase, producing the protein MIQSRQPVTLVPVSPESAEARGLMRAYFDDILSRAYGRRATGTEIDAVLHNAPSDDLAPPHGLFLVARQADTAVACAGLLLLPPATAEIRRVYTAPPARGQGIGALLLQELETRARELGVTRMRLDTRDDLVEARRMYARFGYEEVPAFNDDPHVDHWLAKTLS; encoded by the coding sequence ATGATCCAGTCCCGGCAGCCCGTCACTCTCGTCCCGGTCTCCCCCGAGTCCGCTGAGGCGCGCGGCCTGATGAGGGCCTACTTCGACGACATCCTCAGCCGGGCGTACGGACGCCGGGCCACCGGCACCGAGATCGACGCCGTGCTGCACAACGCCCCCAGCGACGATCTCGCCCCGCCACACGGCCTGTTCCTGGTGGCCCGCCAGGCCGACACCGCCGTCGCCTGCGCCGGCCTGCTCCTGCTGCCGCCCGCGACCGCCGAGATCCGCCGCGTCTACACCGCGCCGCCCGCCCGCGGGCAGGGCATCGGGGCGCTCCTCCTCCAGGAACTCGAGACCCGCGCCCGCGAACTCGGGGTGACGCGGATGCGGCTCGACACCCGTGACGACCTCGTCGAGGCCCGCAGGATGTACGCCCGGTTCGGCTACGAGGAGGTGCCCGCGTTCAACGACGACCCCCATGTCGACCACTGGCTCGCGAAGACGCTGTCCTGA
- a CDS encoding LysR family transcriptional regulator — METRRLELLAELSRLGSMRAVADVLGTTTSTVSQQIAALSRETGTVLVEPDGRRVRLTPAGRRLAEHAVTILAAVEAARLDLGPEAEPNGTIRIAGFATAIRSFLLPVITDLAASHPRVHILIREHEPAEALALLTGDQADLALTYDYNLAPATVDPSLTATPLWTATWGLGVPALATASAAPTGTAQEVFAGFREHDWIVNSRNTADEHVIRTLASMAGFSPRITHQADSLDLVQDMIAAGLGVGLLPIGHATYPAIRILPLTSPSVELHSYAVARQGRLNWPPLALVTGLLTDRAGHMTPGHDGLDAPGR; from the coding sequence ATGGAGACACGGAGGCTGGAACTGTTGGCGGAACTGTCCCGGCTGGGGTCCATGCGGGCCGTCGCGGACGTTCTCGGCACCACGACCTCGACGGTGTCGCAGCAGATCGCAGCCCTGTCCCGGGAGACGGGCACCGTGCTGGTGGAGCCCGACGGGCGCCGGGTGCGGCTGACGCCCGCCGGGCGCCGGCTGGCCGAGCACGCGGTGACCATCCTCGCGGCGGTCGAAGCGGCGCGGCTCGACCTGGGTCCGGAAGCGGAACCCAACGGCACGATAAGGATCGCGGGATTCGCCACCGCCATCCGCAGCTTCCTGCTGCCGGTCATCACGGATCTGGCGGCGAGCCATCCACGCGTGCACATCCTGATCCGGGAGCACGAGCCCGCCGAGGCTCTCGCGCTGCTGACCGGCGACCAGGCGGACCTGGCGCTGACCTACGACTACAACCTCGCTCCGGCGACCGTCGACCCGTCGTTGACGGCGACACCGCTGTGGACGGCGACATGGGGTCTCGGCGTTCCCGCGCTCGCCACCGCCTCGGCCGCGCCCACCGGAACGGCCCAGGAGGTGTTCGCCGGGTTCCGCGAACACGACTGGATCGTCAACTCCCGCAACACCGCGGACGAGCACGTCATTCGCACACTCGCCTCCATGGCCGGCTTCAGCCCCCGGATCACCCACCAGGCCGACAGTCTCGACCTCGTCCAGGACATGATCGCCGCGGGCCTGGGCGTGGGCCTGCTGCCCATCGGCCACGCCACCTACCCCGCCATCCGGATCCTGCCCCTCACCTCCCCCAGCGTCGAGTTGCACTCCTACGCCGTCGCCCGACAGGGCCGGCTGAACTGGCCGCCGCTGGCCCTCGTCACCGGCCTCCTCACCGACCGTGCCGGGCACATGACCCCGGGCCACGACGGTCTCGACGCACCGGGAAGGTGA
- a CDS encoding DMT family transporter encodes MTSAATAAPTVPAASSALGRLPGGARGGALMAVASMSCVQLGLGLSVPLLDQLGPLGTAWLRLAWAGILLLVLVRPRPSDFTRKDLLACTVLGAATAGLMVLFMCAVTRIPLGTASALEFLGPLGLSLYGAAGGRRIWALLAGVGVVLLTEPWHGGTDLVGVGFALAAALCWAVYIALTQKVGDQVTGLKGLALSMPVAAIVATFFAAPTELSHLTWPLILTGLALAALHPVLPFSLEFLALRRLTTTAFGTLMSLEPAIALAVGLVSLGQIPGPASAVGVGFVVVAGIGATRAGARTAAPGDGATDG; translated from the coding sequence ATGACCTCCGCAGCCACCGCCGCTCCCACCGTTCCCGCGGCCTCCTCCGCCCTCGGCCGGCTGCCCGGCGGGGCCCGGGGCGGAGCGCTCATGGCTGTCGCGTCCATGTCCTGCGTCCAGCTCGGCCTGGGGCTGTCCGTCCCGCTGCTCGACCAGCTCGGTCCGCTGGGCACCGCGTGGCTGCGGCTCGCCTGGGCCGGAATCCTGCTCCTGGTGCTGGTCAGGCCCCGCCCGTCGGACTTCACGCGGAAGGACCTCCTCGCGTGCACCGTCCTGGGCGCCGCGACCGCCGGCCTGATGGTGCTCTTCATGTGCGCGGTCACCCGTATCCCGCTCGGCACCGCCAGCGCGCTGGAGTTCCTGGGACCGCTCGGCCTGTCCCTCTACGGTGCCGCGGGCGGGCGCAGGATATGGGCCCTGCTGGCCGGGGTCGGCGTGGTGCTGCTCACCGAGCCCTGGCACGGCGGCACCGACCTCGTCGGGGTCGGGTTCGCGCTGGCCGCCGCGCTCTGCTGGGCCGTGTACATCGCGCTCACCCAGAAGGTGGGCGACCAGGTCACCGGACTGAAGGGGCTGGCCCTCTCCATGCCGGTCGCCGCCATCGTCGCCACGTTCTTCGCCGCGCCGACCGAACTGAGCCACCTGACCTGGCCGTTGATCCTCACCGGCCTGGCGCTGGCCGCGCTGCATCCGGTGCTCCCGTTCAGCCTGGAATTCCTCGCCCTGCGCCGGCTCACCACCACGGCCTTCGGCACCCTGATGAGCCTGGAGCCTGCCATCGCGCTCGCAGTGGGCCTCGTCAGCCTCGGGCAGATCCCCGGCCCGGCCTCCGCGGTCGGCGTCGGGTTCGTCGTGGTCGCGGGAATCGGCGCCACCCGTGCCGGAGCGCGCACCGCGGCACCGGGTGACGGTGCGACCGACGGCTGA
- a CDS encoding alpha/beta fold hydrolase — MTTFVLIPGAWHGAWTFEPLARRLRAHGHQAFPLSLTGVGDRKHLLTHSVNLDTHIDDVVNLLTDQQITDAVLVGHSYGGMVITGAADRTPERVAGLVYVDALVPEDGDSCWSLVTGQEREWYLNGAHETGFTSAPLPFFDPRATPHPLASLLQSVRLAGGLDRFGSRDYVYATGWDGQSPFTGLYERLLDDPAWRTHALSSGHNVMRDAPDELLKVLLASAEDSAAEV; from the coding sequence ATGACCACGTTCGTGCTCATACCCGGCGCCTGGCACGGCGCATGGACCTTCGAACCACTCGCCCGCCGGCTGCGCGCACACGGACACCAGGCCTTCCCCCTGAGCCTGACCGGAGTGGGCGACCGCAAGCACCTGCTCACCCACTCGGTCAATCTCGACACCCATATCGACGACGTCGTCAACCTTCTGACGGACCAGCAGATCACCGACGCCGTCCTCGTCGGGCACAGCTACGGCGGCATGGTGATCACCGGCGCCGCCGACCGCACCCCCGAGCGAGTGGCCGGACTGGTCTACGTCGACGCGCTGGTCCCCGAGGACGGCGACTCGTGCTGGTCCCTGGTCACCGGCCAGGAGCGCGAGTGGTACCTCAACGGCGCGCACGAGACCGGCTTCACCAGTGCGCCACTGCCGTTCTTCGACCCCCGCGCCACCCCGCACCCGCTGGCCTCCCTGCTCCAGTCGGTCCGTCTGGCGGGCGGACTCGACCGGTTCGGGAGCAGGGACTACGTCTACGCCACCGGCTGGGACGGGCAATCCCCGTTCACCGGGCTCTACGAGCGGCTGCTCGACGACCCCGCCTGGCGCACACACGCCCTGTCCTCCGGCCACAACGTGATGCGGGACGCTCCCGACGAGCTGCTGAAGGTCCTGTTGGCGAGCGCGGAGGACTCAGCAGCGGAGGTCTGA
- a CDS encoding NADP-dependent oxidoreductase: MRAIGQDEFGGPEVLKVIEVERPEPGPAEVLVRVHAAGVNPTDSWHRATGGLAGTVIRLGWDVSGVVEAVGPGVTTLAPGDAVFGMPRHPVPAGTYAEYVTSPARHLVRKPAGLTHVQAAALPLAALTAWQALVDVADVRPGQRVLIHAAAGGVGHLAVQIAKARGAHVIGTARSAKHDFLRGLGADELVDYTRTDFETAVAPVDVVIDTIGGEYGPRSLRTLRESGTLVALASPAEAYLADQARPFGLRAAFMVVEADQAGMREIAALAEAGLLRPGIDTVLPLERAAKAHELADSRRTTGKIVLTVTD; the protein is encoded by the coding sequence ATGCGTGCGATCGGCCAGGACGAGTTCGGCGGACCCGAGGTGCTGAAGGTCATCGAGGTGGAGCGCCCGGAGCCCGGGCCGGCCGAGGTGCTGGTGCGGGTGCACGCGGCCGGGGTCAATCCGACCGACTCCTGGCACCGGGCCACCGGCGGCCTGGCCGGCACCGTGATCCGGCTCGGCTGGGACGTCTCCGGTGTCGTCGAGGCGGTCGGGCCCGGGGTGACCACACTCGCCCCCGGCGACGCGGTGTTCGGGATGCCGCGCCACCCGGTCCCGGCGGGCACCTACGCGGAGTACGTGACCTCCCCGGCCCGGCACCTGGTCCGCAAGCCCGCCGGACTGACCCATGTACAGGCCGCCGCGCTGCCGCTGGCCGCGCTCACCGCCTGGCAGGCCCTGGTGGACGTCGCCGACGTGCGCCCCGGACAGCGCGTGCTGATCCACGCCGCGGCGGGCGGCGTCGGCCACCTCGCCGTCCAGATCGCCAAGGCCCGCGGCGCCCACGTCATCGGCACCGCCCGCTCGGCCAAGCACGACTTCCTGCGCGGCCTCGGAGCGGACGAACTGGTCGACTACACCCGGACCGACTTCGAGACCGCCGTCGCACCGGTCGACGTCGTGATCGACACGATCGGCGGCGAGTACGGGCCGCGCTCACTGCGCACCCTGCGCGAGAGCGGCACCCTGGTCGCCCTCGCCTCCCCGGCCGAGGCGTACCTGGCGGACCAGGCCCGCCCCTTCGGGCTGCGCGCCGCCTTCATGGTCGTCGAAGCCGACCAGGCGGGCATGCGGGAGATCGCCGCCCTCGCCGAGGCGGGCCTGCTGCGCCCCGGGATCGACACGGTGCTCCCGCTCGAGCGGGCCGCCAAGGCCCATGAACTCGCCGACAGCCGCCGCACCACCGGCAAGATCGTCCTCACCGTCACCGACTGA
- a CDS encoding GlxA family transcriptional regulator translates to MHRVVVLALEGVYPFELSIPVRIFGTAAGRDGEALYDVVTCSLDGEPVTTSADFAITVAHGSEALRSADTLVIPPFACGPDEERDWLPDELAQALALLPPGARIVSICTASYVLAAAGLLDGRSATTHWNEADHFQRTFPRIQVDANVLFVDDGQVLTAAGVAAGIDLCLHLVRRDHGSDIANRVARLCVVPPWREGGQAQYIERPMPQPSTASTAATRDWALRQLQRPISLAELAEHARMSVRTFCRRFHDEVGMPPGQWLVQQRVGHARRLLETTDLPVDQVAAHAGFGTAVSLRQHLATTIGVSPTAYRQAFRAR, encoded by the coding sequence ATGCATCGTGTCGTGGTCCTGGCCCTCGAAGGCGTCTATCCCTTCGAACTGAGCATCCCCGTGCGCATCTTCGGCACCGCCGCCGGGCGCGACGGCGAGGCACTGTACGACGTCGTCACCTGCAGCCTGGACGGGGAACCCGTCACCACCAGTGCCGATTTCGCCATCACCGTGGCCCATGGGAGCGAGGCCCTCCGCAGCGCCGACACTCTGGTCATCCCGCCCTTCGCCTGCGGCCCCGACGAGGAACGGGACTGGCTGCCCGACGAGTTGGCCCAGGCGCTCGCCCTCCTGCCGCCGGGAGCGCGCATCGTCTCGATCTGCACCGCCTCCTACGTGCTGGCCGCCGCCGGTCTGCTCGACGGCCGTTCCGCGACCACCCACTGGAACGAGGCCGACCACTTCCAGCGCACCTTCCCGCGGATCCAGGTCGACGCGAACGTGCTGTTCGTCGACGACGGCCAGGTCCTCACGGCGGCCGGTGTCGCGGCCGGGATCGACCTCTGCCTGCATCTGGTGCGCCGCGACCACGGCAGCGACATCGCCAATCGGGTGGCCCGGTTGTGCGTCGTACCCCCCTGGCGGGAAGGCGGCCAGGCCCAGTACATCGAGCGCCCGATGCCGCAGCCCTCGACCGCCAGCACCGCCGCCACCCGCGACTGGGCCCTGCGGCAGCTGCAGCGGCCCATCTCGCTGGCCGAGCTGGCGGAGCACGCCCGTATGAGCGTCCGGACGTTCTGCCGGCGCTTCCACGACGAGGTCGGCATGCCCCCCGGCCAGTGGCTCGTCCAACAGCGCGTCGGCCATGCCCGACGCCTGCTGGAGACCACCGACCTGCCGGTCGACCAGGTCGCCGCCCACGCGGGCTTCGGCACCGCCGTCTCCCTCCGCCAGCACCTCGCCACCACGATCGGCGTCTCGCCGACCGCCTACCGCCAGGCCTTCCGCGCCCGTTGA
- a CDS encoding serine hydrolase domain-containing protein codes for MPVAVVIAAAAAGGLVQPAHAGDEARPQPDQALQRSIQKLVDTAGGPPGVIAALKRGDRTEVYRAGVGDLETGSPLHATDHMRLASLSKAYSGAVALRLVDRGRLKLDTTIGERLPSLPAAWCKVTLRQLLNHTSGLPDYTGSAEFRRTLGADPHHVFDSRKLLDFVADEPLVFPAGARYQYSNSDNIAVALMAEAATGRRYEDLLKELVYQPLNLRQTSLPQGFRLPRPYLHGYAVDPPAPAEDVTELFGSSGVWASGAVVATPNDLTAFIRGYAGGSLLSPQTRKQQLTFVPGGASEPAGPGVNAAGLAIFRYTTRCGILYGHTGNTAGYTQLAAATPDGKRSLTFSITTQTSKSIKPELLAQVRTVEEDFACALLRR; via the coding sequence ATGCCGGTCGCCGTGGTGATCGCCGCCGCGGCGGCCGGCGGGCTCGTCCAGCCCGCGCACGCCGGGGACGAGGCCCGCCCCCAGCCCGACCAGGCACTCCAGCGCAGCATCCAGAAGCTGGTCGACACCGCGGGCGGCCCGCCCGGAGTGATCGCCGCACTCAAGCGCGGCGACCGGACCGAGGTCTACCGGGCCGGTGTCGGCGACCTCGAGACCGGCAGCCCGCTGCACGCGACCGACCACATGCGGCTCGCGAGCCTCTCCAAGGCGTACAGCGGGGCCGTCGCCCTGCGGCTGGTGGACCGGGGGCGGCTCAAGCTCGACACCACGATCGGCGAGCGGCTGCCCTCGCTGCCCGCCGCCTGGTGCAAGGTGACGCTCCGCCAGCTGCTCAACCACACCAGCGGACTGCCCGACTACACCGGGTCCGCCGAATTCCGGCGGACCCTGGGCGCGGACCCGCACCACGTCTTCGATTCGCGGAAGCTGCTCGACTTCGTCGCCGACGAGCCGCTGGTCTTCCCGGCGGGCGCGCGGTACCAGTACTCCAACTCCGACAACATCGCCGTCGCGCTGATGGCCGAAGCGGCGACCGGCCGGCGCTACGAGGACCTCCTCAAGGAGCTGGTGTACCAGCCGCTGAATCTGCGGCAGACCAGCCTCCCGCAGGGCTTCCGGCTCCCCCGGCCCTACCTGCACGGCTACGCGGTCGACCCGCCCGCTCCGGCCGAGGACGTCACCGAACTCTTCGGCTCGTCGGGCGTGTGGGCCTCCGGCGCCGTCGTGGCGACGCCGAACGACCTCACCGCGTTCATCCGCGGCTACGCCGGCGGCAGCCTCCTGTCACCGCAGACCCGCAAGCAGCAGCTGACCTTCGTCCCCGGCGGAGCGTCGGAACCGGCCGGCCCGGGTGTCAACGCGGCGGGGCTGGCGATCTTCCGCTACACCACCCGCTGCGGGATCCTCTACGGCCACACCGGCAACACCGCGGGCTACACGCAGCTGGCCGCCGCGACCCCGGACGGCAAACGGTCCCTGACCTTCTCGATCACCACCCAGACCAGCAAGAGCATCAAGCCCGAGCTGCTCGCCCAGGTCCGCACCGTCGAGGAAGACTTCGCCTGCGCCCTGCTGCGTCGCTGA
- a CDS encoding CGNR zinc finger domain-containing protein, with protein MLFDSHMAVLLDAGVSLVNALTDGEARGKPFTAPRGADLPAAVDAALTASSAGPGTIEPAQAAHLAGTAQKLRRVFEGVSGGRMDDAVAVLNELLLSNGARPQLDRVEGEPWQVHFHGADDTLAVGWSAGCATGLAMVIGGDLAGRLGVCQAVQCDRVYVDTSRNAGRQFCSTACQNRSKTAAFRARRATKP; from the coding sequence GTGCTATTCGACAGTCACATGGCGGTCCTGCTCGATGCGGGCGTTTCGCTCGTCAACGCGTTGACCGACGGCGAAGCGCGCGGCAAGCCGTTCACCGCCCCGCGCGGCGCGGACCTCCCCGCAGCCGTCGACGCCGCGCTGACCGCGTCCAGCGCCGGCCCGGGCACGATCGAGCCGGCGCAGGCCGCACACCTGGCCGGCACGGCGCAGAAGCTGCGACGGGTCTTCGAGGGCGTGAGCGGCGGCCGCATGGATGACGCGGTCGCGGTGCTGAACGAGCTCCTGCTGTCGAACGGCGCCCGCCCGCAGCTGGACCGTGTCGAGGGCGAGCCCTGGCAGGTCCATTTCCATGGCGCGGACGACACCCTTGCGGTGGGGTGGAGCGCCGGCTGTGCGACCGGCCTGGCCATGGTGATAGGCGGCGACCTCGCCGGCCGACTCGGCGTCTGCCAGGCGGTCCAGTGCGATCGCGTCTACGTCGACACCTCACGCAACGCCGGCCGCCAGTTCTGCTCGACGGCATGCCAGAACCGCTCCAAGACGGCCGCGTTCCGCGCGCGCCGGGCCACGAAGCCCTGA
- a CDS encoding MFS transporter, translated as MPSTVWLLLAARAINRLGAFSLSFLTVLISTDFGAGVATAGLVSAAFGLATIPSRLAGGRLADLLGRRRTIVLGLTGCAVAQLGIAAAGSLTEAAVFAVLLGLVFELYEPPSQAMIADSVGPADRVRAYSLLNAALAVGGMGAGLIAAGLGRWDLRWLFVADALSCLACAVIIRIILPGDRPVRGGRAAYRPASPEPAAGTKPWRDRVLLLMLASGTVYALVYLQVMMSLPLSLARRGMRPADAGVLFTVSAVTIVAAQPLLRLQRLSALSAPAALALGYVLLAAGLTGYAAAHTMTASLLATVVWSLGDLVILGRSYALVADLAPPGGTGRYLAVYGISWGIAGVAAPVVSTQILEHAGPAALWSGLAAVSVALAGGQVPVARALAARERKQRVPDLAAVAGAS; from the coding sequence TTGCCCAGCACCGTCTGGCTGCTGCTCGCCGCCAGGGCGATCAACCGGCTCGGGGCCTTCTCCCTGTCGTTCCTCACCGTCCTCATCAGCACGGATTTCGGAGCGGGCGTCGCCACCGCCGGACTGGTCTCGGCCGCCTTCGGGCTCGCGACGATCCCGTCACGGCTGGCCGGCGGCCGCCTCGCGGACCTACTCGGACGGCGTCGCACCATCGTCCTCGGCCTGACCGGCTGCGCCGTCGCCCAGCTCGGCATCGCCGCGGCGGGCTCGCTGACGGAGGCCGCGGTCTTCGCCGTGCTGCTCGGGCTCGTCTTCGAGCTGTACGAACCGCCGAGCCAGGCGATGATCGCCGACTCCGTGGGCCCCGCCGACCGGGTCCGCGCCTACAGCCTGCTGAACGCCGCCCTGGCCGTCGGCGGCATGGGAGCCGGTCTGATCGCGGCGGGCCTGGGCCGGTGGGACCTGCGCTGGCTGTTCGTCGCCGACGCACTGAGCTGCCTGGCCTGCGCGGTCATCATCCGGATCATTCTGCCCGGCGACCGTCCCGTTCGAGGTGGCCGGGCCGCGTACCGGCCGGCATCCCCCGAACCTGCCGCCGGCACCAAGCCGTGGCGCGATCGGGTGCTGCTCCTCATGCTCGCGTCCGGCACCGTGTACGCCCTGGTGTACCTGCAGGTCATGATGTCGCTTCCGCTGTCTCTGGCGCGCCGCGGCATGCGACCGGCGGACGCGGGAGTGCTCTTCACGGTTTCCGCGGTGACCATCGTCGCCGCTCAGCCGCTGCTGCGGCTCCAGCGCCTCTCGGCGCTGTCCGCGCCCGCGGCGCTCGCGCTCGGCTACGTCCTGCTCGCGGCCGGGCTGACCGGCTACGCGGCAGCGCACACCATGACGGCCTCGCTGCTGGCCACGGTCGTCTGGAGCCTGGGCGACCTGGTGATCCTCGGACGGTCCTACGCACTCGTCGCGGACCTTGCCCCACCCGGCGGCACCGGCCGCTACCTGGCCGTCTACGGCATCAGTTGGGGCATCGCCGGCGTCGCCGCGCCGGTCGTCAGCACCCAGATCCTCGAACACGCGGGACCGGCGGCGCTGTGGTCGGGACTGGCGGCCGTCTCCGTGGCGCTCGCCGGCGGCCAGGTCCCGGTCGCCCGGGCGCTCGCCGCCAGGGAACGGAAGCAGCGGGTGCCGGATCTCGCCGCTGTGGCCGGAGCCTCATGA
- a CDS encoding DUF427 domain-containing protein — MTNGHRITIEEGTTAVRVVRDGQVLAESSRPLELRETGCPVRYYLPPGDVRTELLTASDTSTHCPFKGDASYWSVPGAADLVWGYHEPKDEVAAIKDHFCFYDTEVVTTG; from the coding sequence ATGACGAATGGACACCGCATCACCATCGAAGAGGGCACGACCGCGGTACGTGTCGTGCGCGACGGACAGGTCCTGGCGGAGAGCAGCCGCCCGCTGGAGCTCCGTGAGACGGGCTGTCCGGTGCGCTACTACCTGCCGCCAGGGGATGTGCGCACGGAGTTGCTCACCGCCTCCGACACCAGCACGCACTGCCCGTTCAAGGGGGACGCCTCGTACTGGTCGGTGCCAGGCGCGGCCGATCTGGTCTGGGGGTACCACGAGCCGAAGGACGAAGTGGCCGCGATCAAGGACCACTTCTGCTTCTACGACACCGAGGTCGTCACGACGGGATGA